A region from the Rhodamnia argentea isolate NSW1041297 chromosome 7, ASM2092103v1, whole genome shotgun sequence genome encodes:
- the LOC115740440 gene encoding uncharacterized protein LOC115740440 isoform X6: MLVPSNGKRAVDTVVAGILHDVVDDTFESLHSVEQEFGNDVSKLVAGVSRLSYINQLLRRHRRVNVNQGSFGEKEANNLRVMLLGMVDDPRVVLVKLADRLHNMRTIYALPLPKAQAVAQETLVIWCSLASRLGLWAMKAELEDLCFAVLQPQVFRKMRSDLASMWCPSNKAGNPRRVSGKTSFPHCDEEISSSDDEDPVNTMENMKSMKDLLEAVVPFDILLDRRKRSKFISNIVKDSEKVTKPKVVKDAGVALASMLVCEEALERELFISTSYVPGMEVTLSSRLKSLYGIYSKMKRKDVSINKVYDARALRVVVGDKNGSLHGPAVQCCYSLLDIVHRGSHLFGAHCRLWTPIDGEFDDYIVNPKASGYQSLHTAVLGPDSSPLEVQIRTQRMHEYAEHGLAAHWLYKESGNWLPSASNIGESESSPSKDLEDSPPVEGDLFQKYGALKAGHPVLRVEGSHLLAAVIISVDKGGRELLVAVSFGLAASEAVAARRSSFQTKRWEAYANLYKKVSDGWWFQPGHGDWCTCLEKYTLCRDGMYHKEDQFQRLLPTFIQIIELTEQEESEYWTVMSAVFEGKQIDSITSRPSLTSISSNSMEGGINNKVHLLRTMLQWEEELRSEAIASQSKLGGKSCALGEVVIVCCPHGEIMRLRSGSTAADAARRVGLEGKLVLVNGQLVLPGTELRDGDVVEVRL, encoded by the exons ATGCTGGTTCCTTCTAACGGCAAACGA GCTGTTGACACCGTTGTGGCTGGGATTCTCCATGATGTGGTTGATGATACCTTTGAGAGTCTGCATAGTGTTGAGCAAGAGTTTGGCAACGATGTCTCCAAGTTAGTTGCCGGTGTTTCCCGATTAAGTTATATAAATCAG CTTCTAAGGAGACACCGCCGAGTAAATGTGAATCAGGGTAGCTTTGGTGAGAAAGAG GCGAATAATTTACGAGTTATGCTCCTAGGGATGGTTGATGATCCACGAGTTGTACTCGTCAAGCTTGCGGATCGTCTTCACAACATGAGAACCAT TTATGCTCTTCCATTGCCAAAGGCTCAAGCTGTTGCACAGGAGACCCTGGTAATTTGGTGCTCACTTGCTTCGAGATTGGGTTTGTGGGCAATGAAAGCTGAGCTGGAAGATCTGTGCTTCGCAGTTCTCCAG CCACAAGTATTCCGGAAGATGCGTTCTGATCTTGCTTCCATGTGGTGCCCAAGCAATAAAGCAGGAAATCCAAGAAGAGTCTCGGGAAAAACTAGCTTCCCGCACTGTGATGAGGAAATTTCATCTTCCGATGATGAAGATCCAGTCAATACAATGGAGAACATGAAAAGCATGAAG GATCTTCTGGAAGCTGTAGTGCCTTTTGATATCTTATTAGACCGGAGGAAGAGAAGCAAGTTTATCAGTAATATTGTAAAAGATTCGGAGAAGGTCACAAAGCCTAAGGTTGTGAAAGATGCTGGAGTTGCTTTGGCTTCTATGCTTGTATGTGAGGAAGCTCTTGAGCGCGAGTTGTTTATCTCAACTTC GTATGTTCCTGGAATGGAAGTAACATTGTCCAGCCGACTAAAAAGTTTGTACGGTATTTACAGCAAG ATGAAAAGGAAGGACGTAAGCATTAATAAAGTGTATGATGCCCGCGCATTGCGGGTGGTTGTCGGAGACAAGAATGGAAGCCTACATGGACCTGCAGTTCAATGTTGTTACAGTCTTCTTGATATTGTGCACAG AGGCTCACACTTATTTGGTGCCCATTGCAGACTTTGGACCCCCATTGATGGTGAATTTGATGACTACATTGTTAATCCAAAGGCCAGTGGTTATCAG TCTTTGCATACTGCTGTCCTAGGTCCTGATAGTTCACCTTTGGAAGTTCAAATAAGAACACAG AGGATGCATGAATATGCTGAACATGGACTTGCTGCACATTGGCTTTATAAGGAATCCGGCAACTGGTTACCATCAGCAAGCAACATTGGCGAGTCAGAGTCCTCTCCCTCCAAAGATTTGGAGGATTCACCGCCAGTGGAAGGTGATCTTTTTCAGAAGTATGGTGCACTGAAAGCTGGGCATCCAGTTCTTAGGGTTGAGGGAAGTCACTTGCTCGCTGCTGTTATAATTAG TGTGGATAAGGGTGGAAGAGAATTACTTGTTGCTGTGAGCTTTGGACTGGCCGCTTCTGAAGCAGTAGCTGCCAGAAGATCCTCATTCCAGACAAAGAGATGGGAAGCGTATGCGAATTTATACAAGAAG GTTTCCGATGGGTGGTGGTTTCAGCCGGGACATGGTGATTGGTGCACCTGCCTTGAAAAGTATACACTTTGCCGGGATGGAATGTACCACAAG GAAGACCAATTCCAGCGGCTTCTTCCGACTTTTATCCAGATCATTGAGTTAACAGAGCAAGAAGAATCTGAATATTGGACTGTCATGTCCGCtgtttttgaaggaaaacagaTCGACTCTATTACATCTAGGCCGAGCTTAACCTCCATTAGCTCAAATTCCATGGAGGGCGGTATTAATAACAAG GTGCACCTGCTGAGGACAATGCTTCAGTGGGAAGAGGAGCTACGCTCTGAGGCGATTGCTAGCCAGAGCAAGCTTGGTGGAAAATCATGTGCACTTGGGGAGGTGGTGATTGTGTGCTGTCCGCATGGTGAGATCATGAGGTTAAGGAGTGGGAGTACAGCTGCAGATGCGGCAAGGAGAGTAGGGCTCGAAGGGAAGTTGGTGTTGGTGAATGGCCAACTCGTCTTGCCCGGTACCGAGCTCAGAGACGGAGATGTGGTTGAAGTCAGACTCTAA
- the LOC115740440 gene encoding uncharacterized protein LOC115740440 isoform X2, which yields MSSCHSSSSSSSTMFVPKFHPLRTNHPRLRPPHRFRCILDQLSPNLSVSSSLSSVLASGNAIAAAAKGSGSVHGAVTSAITHVAVTAVAIASGACLSTKVDFLWPKLDDQPGSLVLEGVDVTGCPVFNDAKVRKAIAFAKRAHDGQLRKTGDPYLTHCLHTGRILAMLVPSNGKRAVDTVVAGILHDVVDDTFESLHSVEQEFGNDVSKLVAGVSRLSYINQLLRRHRRVNVNQGSFGEKEANNLRVMLLGMVDDPRVVLVKLADRLHNMRTIYALPLPKAQAVAQETLVIWCSLASRLGLWAMKAELEDLCFAVLQPQVFRKMRSDLASMWCPSNKAGNPRRVSGKTSFPHCDEEISSSDDEDPVNTMENMKSMKDLLEAVVPFDILLDRRKRSKFISNIVKDSEKVTKPKVVKDAGVALASMLVCEEALERELFISTSYVPGMEVTLSSRLKSLYGIYSKMKRKDVSINKVYDARALRVVVGDKNGSLHGPAVQCCYSLLDIVHRLWTPIDGEFDDYIVNPKASGYQSLHTAVLGPDSSPLEVQIRTQRMHEYAEHGLAAHWLYKESGNWLPSASNIGESESSPSKDLEDSPPVEGDLFQKYGALKAGHPVLRVEGSHLLAAVIISVDKGGRELLVAVSFGLAASEAVAARRSSFQTKRWEAYANLYKKVSDGWWFQPGHGDWCTCLEKYTLCRDGMYHKEDQFQRLLPTFIQIIELTEQEESEYWTVMSAVFEGKQIDSITSRPSLTSISSNSMEGGINNKVHLLRTMLQWEEELRSEAIASQSKLGGKSCALGEVVIVCCPHGEIMRLRSGSTAADAARRVGLEGKLVLVNGQLVLPGTELRDGDVVEVRL from the exons ATGAGCTCATgccactcctcctcctcttcctcctccaccatGTTTGTCCCCAAGTTCCATCCCTTACGCACCAACCATCCTCGCCTCCGTCCTCCTCACCGCTTCCGCTGCATTTTGGACCAGCTTTCCCCCAACCTCTCCGTCTCCTCCTCCCTCAGCTCCGTCCTCGCCTCCGGCAACGCCATCGCCGCCGCTGCTAAGGGCTCCGGCTCCGTCCACGGCGCCGTCACCTCCGCCATCACCCACGTCGCCGTTACTGCCGTTGCTATTGCCTCCGGCGCTTGTCTCtccactaaggtcgatttcctATGGCCTAAGCTCGATGATCAACCTG GTTCTCTTGTGCTGGAAGGAGTTGACGTAACAGGCTGTCCTGTATTCAATGATGCAAAG GTGCGAAAGGCTATTGCATTTGCCAAAAGAGCTCACGATGGGCAGCTCAGGAAAACTGGAGATCCATATTTGACTCATTGTCTCCACACAGGGAGAATCTTAGCTATGCTGGTTCCTTCTAACGGCAAACGA GCTGTTGACACCGTTGTGGCTGGGATTCTCCATGATGTGGTTGATGATACCTTTGAGAGTCTGCATAGTGTTGAGCAAGAGTTTGGCAACGATGTCTCCAAGTTAGTTGCCGGTGTTTCCCGATTAAGTTATATAAATCAG CTTCTAAGGAGACACCGCCGAGTAAATGTGAATCAGGGTAGCTTTGGTGAGAAAGAG GCGAATAATTTACGAGTTATGCTCCTAGGGATGGTTGATGATCCACGAGTTGTACTCGTCAAGCTTGCGGATCGTCTTCACAACATGAGAACCAT TTATGCTCTTCCATTGCCAAAGGCTCAAGCTGTTGCACAGGAGACCCTGGTAATTTGGTGCTCACTTGCTTCGAGATTGGGTTTGTGGGCAATGAAAGCTGAGCTGGAAGATCTGTGCTTCGCAGTTCTCCAG CCACAAGTATTCCGGAAGATGCGTTCTGATCTTGCTTCCATGTGGTGCCCAAGCAATAAAGCAGGAAATCCAAGAAGAGTCTCGGGAAAAACTAGCTTCCCGCACTGTGATGAGGAAATTTCATCTTCCGATGATGAAGATCCAGTCAATACAATGGAGAACATGAAAAGCATGAAG GATCTTCTGGAAGCTGTAGTGCCTTTTGATATCTTATTAGACCGGAGGAAGAGAAGCAAGTTTATCAGTAATATTGTAAAAGATTCGGAGAAGGTCACAAAGCCTAAGGTTGTGAAAGATGCTGGAGTTGCTTTGGCTTCTATGCTTGTATGTGAGGAAGCTCTTGAGCGCGAGTTGTTTATCTCAACTTC GTATGTTCCTGGAATGGAAGTAACATTGTCCAGCCGACTAAAAAGTTTGTACGGTATTTACAGCAAG ATGAAAAGGAAGGACGTAAGCATTAATAAAGTGTATGATGCCCGCGCATTGCGGGTGGTTGTCGGAGACAAGAATGGAAGCCTACATGGACCTGCAGTTCAATGTTGTTACAGTCTTCTTGATATTGTGCACAG ACTTTGGACCCCCATTGATGGTGAATTTGATGACTACATTGTTAATCCAAAGGCCAGTGGTTATCAG TCTTTGCATACTGCTGTCCTAGGTCCTGATAGTTCACCTTTGGAAGTTCAAATAAGAACACAG AGGATGCATGAATATGCTGAACATGGACTTGCTGCACATTGGCTTTATAAGGAATCCGGCAACTGGTTACCATCAGCAAGCAACATTGGCGAGTCAGAGTCCTCTCCCTCCAAAGATTTGGAGGATTCACCGCCAGTGGAAGGTGATCTTTTTCAGAAGTATGGTGCACTGAAAGCTGGGCATCCAGTTCTTAGGGTTGAGGGAAGTCACTTGCTCGCTGCTGTTATAATTAG TGTGGATAAGGGTGGAAGAGAATTACTTGTTGCTGTGAGCTTTGGACTGGCCGCTTCTGAAGCAGTAGCTGCCAGAAGATCCTCATTCCAGACAAAGAGATGGGAAGCGTATGCGAATTTATACAAGAAG GTTTCCGATGGGTGGTGGTTTCAGCCGGGACATGGTGATTGGTGCACCTGCCTTGAAAAGTATACACTTTGCCGGGATGGAATGTACCACAAG GAAGACCAATTCCAGCGGCTTCTTCCGACTTTTATCCAGATCATTGAGTTAACAGAGCAAGAAGAATCTGAATATTGGACTGTCATGTCCGCtgtttttgaaggaaaacagaTCGACTCTATTACATCTAGGCCGAGCTTAACCTCCATTAGCTCAAATTCCATGGAGGGCGGTATTAATAACAAG GTGCACCTGCTGAGGACAATGCTTCAGTGGGAAGAGGAGCTACGCTCTGAGGCGATTGCTAGCCAGAGCAAGCTTGGTGGAAAATCATGTGCACTTGGGGAGGTGGTGATTGTGTGCTGTCCGCATGGTGAGATCATGAGGTTAAGGAGTGGGAGTACAGCTGCAGATGCGGCAAGGAGAGTAGGGCTCGAAGGGAAGTTGGTGTTGGTGAATGGCCAACTCGTCTTGCCCGGTACCGAGCTCAGAGACGGAGATGTGGTTGAAGTCAGACTCTAA